A region from the Bombyx mori chromosome 15, ASM3026992v2 genome encodes:
- the LOC101740352 gene encoding uncharacterized protein LOC101740352, translating into MRFVCIFVAALGLAAAYPKNDVVGANAIIQFLENPDEGESLDFEALILSMLERFRQTMITGSETLPVLDPFQLDRLSVDDQTIPLPGLRMTLEDLEVRKLSTFEINSLTFDIISVLRGLFGLSIDGEVPVIALDAGKYDLSVTALGFTIYGNGEAKIRVIRPRIKATLLIHLNIREGMALNLQEADVAISLEGFQTEITGIFNDPVLSEFVSRFLGNLVPELLEVFETEINEIVTDIFFEIAQDIIKDLDLGGILG; encoded by the exons ATGCGTTTTGTTTGTATATTCGTAGCTGCTCTGGGGCTCGCTGCGGCGTACCCTAAGAATGACGTGGTTGGCGCTAATGCAATTATCCAATTCTTGGAAAATCcag ATGAGGGCGAGAGCCTTGACTTTGAAGCGCTAATTCTTTCGATGCTCGAGCGCTTCAGGCAGACCATGATCACTGGATCAGAAACGTTACCCGTTTTGGACCCATTTCAATTGGATCGCCTCTCAGTTGATGATCAAACGATACCGCTTCCTgg actaCGTATGACCCTAGAGGATTTGGAAGTCAGGAAACTAAGCACGTTTGAGATCAACTCCTTGACGTTCGATATAATTTCAGTACTTCGAGGACTCTTCGGCCTTTCGATCGACGGAGAAGTACCAGTCATTGCGTTGGACGCtg GTAAATACGATCTCAGCGTGACTGCTTTGGGCTTCACAATATACGGCAATGGTGAAGCGAA AATCCGCGTGATCCGTCCTCGTATCAAGGCGACTCTGTTGATCCACTTGAATATCCGTGAAGGAATGGCCCTGAATCTCCAAGAAGCGGACGTTGCTATTAGCCTTGAAGGTTTTCAG ACTGAAATAACCGGTATCTTCAATGATCCCGTATTAAGTGAGTTTGTCAGTAGATTCCTTGGGAACTTGGTGCCGGAGCTATTGGAGGTGTTTGAG acgGAGATTAACGAAATAGTGACTGATATCTTTTTTGAAATCGCTCAAGATATTATTAAAGACTTGGATTTAGGCGGTATTTTAGGGTGA
- the LOC101747020 gene encoding uncharacterized protein LOC101747020, which produces MDNVTKQLLTDVLNLRWMEFLKKIIKEARMLENYEMSYENIELSVNFKLNVDHLNINDVSHYAKDILKFNHCTSATEFDFSIPEFNVDIGQTRAELDIGGFKLALEINGRIYLRNVKISGAIGFFMREKQMYITCDELKIIPDVVKSDMCVILCGVDVSEKINDFIRNKAVIDLITVYLQKILQYTLNGIEITKKSRGKKSKKLNQMTLYLD; this is translated from the exons atggACAACGTTACAAAACAGTTGCTGACCGACGTATTAAATCTCCGCTGGATGGAATTCcttaagaaaattataaaggaaGCTCGGATGTTGGAAAATTATGAAATGTCCTACGAAAATATCGAATTAag cGTCAACTTCAAGTTAAATGTAGACCATTTGAACATAAATGATGTGAGTCATTATGCGAAGGATATATTGAAATTCAATCATTGCACGTCCGCGACGGAGTTTGATTTTTCAATACCAGAATTTAATGTGGATATCG GTCAAACCAGAGCGGAGCTTGACATTGGTGGTTTCAAGTTAGCACTAGAGATAAATGGACG GATTTATTTAAGGAACGTTAAAATATCCGGAGCGATAGGATTCTTTATGCGAGAAAAGCAAATGTACATAACTTGTGATGAGTTGAAAATTATTCCAGACGTCGTAaag AGCGACATGTGTGTAATACTCTGCGGTGTGGACGTCTCAGAGAAGATCAacgatttcattagaaacaaaGCAGTAATCGACTTGATTacg GTATACCTACAGAAGATCTTACAATACACATTGAATGGAATTGAAATAACAAAGAAATCTCGCGGTAAGAAGAGCAAAAAATTGAACCAAATGACTTTGTatctagattaa